In Spinacia oleracea cultivar Varoflay chromosome 5, BTI_SOV_V1, whole genome shotgun sequence, a single window of DNA contains:
- the LOC110777062 gene encoding succinate dehydrogenase [ubiquinone] cytochrome b subunit, mitochondrial-like yields the protein MMLSRIGRSFSRSSRSSLFNSTLGCDGYGARMAGIANQSGGIAPSNTEQGLGFLNAYFSSIGAAGKQSGPSFLPASRPGFANYSFARFLSSDITNKLDNEIKGGKGEVNVDDHKNVLRPLSPHLLIYRPQSNSTLSILHRVSGMYLTGAYLLFSLAYMKMGSICFTYPSFYQAVFYSSKLHLISLEIAALAFSYYVYHGIRHRSLDGVRQILVDYVHHGVTRNYILVLWSLFLIIVLKDSFVYLTPLN from the exons ATGATGCTTTCTCGAATTGGGCGTTCATTCTCCAGATCTTCTCGCTCCTCGCTCTTCAATTCA ACCCTTGGGTGTGATGGATATGGAGCAAGAATGGCAGGGATTGCAAATCAATCGGGTGGAATCGCACCAAGCAACACTGAACAAGGGTTAGGGTTTCTTAATGCGTATTTTTCATCAATTGGTGCTGCTGGAAAACAGTCAGGTCCTTCGTTTTTGCCTGCTTCTCGCCCCGGTTTCGCAAATTATAGCTTTGCCAGGTTCTTATCCAGTGATATCACTAACAAATTAG ATAATGAGATAAAGGGTGGAAAGGGAGAAGTTAATGTTGATGATCATAAGAATGTCCTTCGCCCATTATCTCCTCATCTTCTCATTTACCGGCCACAATCTAATTCCACCTTGTCGATTTTGCATAGAGTATCTGGAATGTACCTCACGGGTGCATATCTGTTATTCTCCCTTGCTTATATGAAGATGGGTTCTATTTGCTTCACCTATCCAAGTTTTTACCAGGCGGTCTTTTATTCTTCAAAGCTCCATTTGATATCTCTTGAGATTGCTGCCCTCGCCTTTTCCTATTACGTTTATCATGGAATTCGTCATAGGTCGCTGGATGGGGTCCGACAGATTCTGGTTGATTATGTTCACCATGGAGTTACCCGGAATTATATCTTGGTCTTATGGAGCTTGTTCCTTATAATCGTACTCAAGGATTCTTTTGTGTATCTCACCCCTTTAAACTAA